A region of Candidatus Krumholzibacteriia bacterium DNA encodes the following proteins:
- a CDS encoding sugar phosphate nucleotidyltransferase, whose protein sequence is MSGAPHAFVLAGGRGTRFWPLSRRERPKQLLDFTGQGSLLALTCERLEPLVPPENQWVITSADLVDAVREVVPEIPPAQVLAEPTGRNTAPAVALAATLLLERGEDVPFAVLPSDHLITPATQFRERLGEAFDMARHGEHLITFGVRPDRPETGYGYIETGAAVEGAAEALRVAAFREKPDLQTAESYLASGRHLWNSGMFVWRASVVAAGLQEHAPGVVGPLRELAGTARPGTEAFGPAFQKAYESVPSISIDYALMEKADDVVVLPVTFRWNDVGHWAAMRDLWPHDSEGNAFRGRVVAVDAASNVVHGEDRLTALIGVEDLVVVSTDRVTMVCPVDRSQDVKRLLERLEVEGLDSYL, encoded by the coding sequence ATGAGCGGGGCTCCGCACGCCTTCGTCCTCGCGGGCGGACGTGGAACCCGTTTCTGGCCCTTGTCGCGACGCGAGCGTCCCAAGCAGCTGCTGGACTTCACCGGCCAGGGCTCGTTGTTGGCGCTCACCTGCGAGCGCCTGGAGCCACTGGTCCCGCCCGAGAACCAGTGGGTCATCACGAGCGCGGACCTCGTGGACGCGGTTCGCGAGGTCGTGCCGGAGATCCCCCCCGCGCAGGTCCTGGCCGAGCCCACGGGGCGCAACACCGCGCCGGCGGTCGCTCTGGCCGCAACCCTTCTGCTCGAGCGCGGCGAGGACGTGCCGTTCGCCGTACTCCCGAGCGACCATCTGATCACCCCGGCGACCCAGTTCCGCGAGCGCCTGGGCGAGGCCTTCGATATGGCGCGCCACGGCGAGCATCTCATCACCTTCGGCGTCCGCCCCGATCGGCCCGAGACCGGCTACGGGTACATCGAGACGGGCGCAGCGGTGGAGGGCGCGGCCGAGGCGCTGCGCGTGGCGGCCTTCCGCGAGAAGCCCGACCTGCAGACGGCCGAGAGTTACCTGGCCTCGGGGCGCCATCTCTGGAACAGCGGCATGTTCGTGTGGCGTGCCTCGGTCGTGGCCGCCGGACTGCAGGAGCACGCTCCCGGCGTCGTCGGGCCCCTGCGGGAGCTGGCCGGCACCGCGCGACCGGGAACCGAGGCCTTCGGGCCCGCGTTCCAGAAGGCCTACGAGTCGGTCCCGTCGATCTCGATCGACTACGCGCTCATGGAGAAGGCCGACGACGTGGTCGTGCTGCCGGTTACGTTCCGCTGGAACGACGTCGGGCACTGGGCTGCCATGCGCGATCTCTGGCCGCACGACTCCGAAGGCAATGCCTTCCGCGGCCGGGTGGTCGCGGTCGACGCGGCCTCGAACGTGGTGCACGGAGAAGATCGGCTGACGGCGCTGATCGGCGTCGAGGATCTCGTCGTGGTCAGCACGGATCGGGTCACCATGGTCTGTCCGGTGGACCGCTCGCAGGACGTCAAGAGGCTGCTCGAACGCCTCGAGGTCGAGGGCCTCGATTCCTATCTCTGA
- a CDS encoding phosphomannomutase/phosphoglucomutase, translated as MSVPAHIFREYDVRGVVDTDLRPDFVLALGRALGTAFRRAGATRVGVARDVRPSGVELRDQLVRGLRSTGCDVVDYGAAPTGVFYHAQATGEEQAGVVITGSHNPPEFNGFKLVLHGGSFFGEQIQDLRRLIEAEDYETGEGSSGERDVLGPYVEDVRSKVSIDRPVRFAYDSGNGAASLVAARLFAALGQEPVALFDEPDGTFPNHHPDPTIPEYLKDLRRRVVDDGLEFGMAYDGDADRVGVIDDRGEILWGDRLLVLFARDLLERSPGATVIHDVKCSQTLTDAVNAAGGEAMIWKTGHSLIKQKMKETGAPLAGEMSGHLFLGENWYGFDDALFATVRLLEIVARHDRPLSELLADVPTLHATPEIRVDCPDAVKFEVVDRVREHFRGRAPIVDIDGVRVTFDKGWGLVRASNTQPALVMRVEADDAETLGAYRDRMEDAIAKARAEVGDAGA; from the coding sequence ATGTCGGTCCCGGCGCACATCTTCCGCGAGTACGACGTTCGTGGTGTCGTGGACACCGATCTCCGACCGGACTTCGTCCTGGCGCTCGGCCGCGCGCTCGGCACGGCCTTTCGGCGCGCGGGCGCGACCCGGGTCGGGGTCGCCCGCGACGTCCGGCCCAGCGGGGTCGAACTCCGTGATCAGCTCGTACGCGGGCTGCGATCGACCGGCTGCGACGTCGTCGACTACGGAGCGGCACCCACGGGTGTGTTCTACCACGCCCAGGCCACCGGCGAGGAACAGGCCGGTGTCGTCATCACCGGCAGCCACAATCCTCCCGAGTTCAACGGTTTCAAACTCGTCCTCCACGGCGGCAGTTTCTTCGGTGAGCAGATCCAGGATCTGCGGCGACTGATCGAGGCCGAGGACTACGAGACGGGTGAAGGGTCCTCGGGCGAACGCGACGTGCTCGGTCCCTACGTCGAGGACGTCCGATCGAAGGTTTCGATCGATCGACCGGTGCGCTTCGCCTACGACAGTGGCAACGGCGCGGCGTCGCTCGTGGCCGCCCGCCTGTTCGCCGCCCTCGGGCAGGAACCGGTGGCGCTCTTCGACGAACCCGACGGCACCTTCCCGAACCACCACCCAGACCCGACCATTCCCGAGTACCTGAAGGATCTTCGCCGGCGTGTCGTCGACGACGGTCTGGAGTTCGGGATGGCGTACGACGGTGACGCCGACCGGGTCGGCGTGATCGACGATCGTGGCGAGATCCTCTGGGGCGATCGCCTCCTCGTGCTCTTCGCGCGCGACCTGCTGGAGCGCTCGCCGGGGGCGACGGTGATCCACGACGTCAAGTGCAGCCAGACGCTCACCGACGCCGTGAACGCGGCGGGCGGCGAGGCCATGATCTGGAAGACGGGCCACTCGCTGATCAAGCAGAAGATGAAGGAAACGGGTGCGCCACTGGCCGGCGAGATGAGCGGTCACCTGTTCCTGGGCGAGAACTGGTACGGCTTCGACGACGCGCTCTTCGCGACCGTGCGTCTACTCGAGATCGTGGCGCGTCACGACCGACCTCTGAGCGAGTTGCTCGCCGACGTTCCCACTCTGCACGCAACGCCGGAGATCCGGGTCGACTGTCCCGATGCCGTGAAATTCGAGGTCGTGGATCGCGTGCGCGAGCACTTCCGCGGGCGGGCTCCCATCGTCGACATCGACGGTGTCCGTGTGACCTTCGACAAGGGCTGGGGGCTGGTCCGGGCGAGCAACACGCAACCGGCGCTCGTGATGAGGGTCGAAGCGGATGACGCCGAGACCCTCGGCGCCTACCGCGATCGGATGGAGGATGCGATCGCGAAGGCGCGGGCCGAGGTCGGAGACGCGGGGGCATGA
- the rplI gene encoding 50S ribosomal protein L9 has translation MQIILLHDVDKVGRRGETVNVANGYARNYLFPEGLAVRADTAKKKELEIRLAAFEARDDRDRKSAEELAESMKDVAVKISAAASDEDKLYGSVTAQMIASALVEKGHTVEAKHVMLDEPLRALGNYTVPVKLHRDVTAEVQVWIERP, from the coding sequence ATGCAGATCATCCTGCTGCACGACGTCGACAAGGTCGGCCGTCGCGGCGAGACCGTGAACGTCGCGAACGGATACGCCCGGAACTACCTGTTCCCTGAGGGCCTGGCCGTTCGTGCGGACACCGCGAAGAAGAAGGAACTCGAGATCCGTCTGGCTGCGTTCGAGGCTCGTGACGACCGCGACCGCAAGTCGGCCGAGGAACTCGCCGAGTCCATGAAGGACGTCGCGGTGAAGATCTCGGCCGCGGCCAGTGACGAGGACAAGCTCTACGGCAGTGTCACGGCCCAGATGATCGCCTCGGCCCTGGTCGAGAAGGGTCATACGGTCGAGGCCAAGCACGTGATGTTGGACGAACCGCTGCGTGCGCTGGGCAACTACACCGTTCCGGTGAAGCTGCACCGCGACGTGACGGCCGAGGTCCAGGTCTGGATCGAGCGTCCGTAG
- the rpsR gene encoding 30S ribosomal protein S18, whose translation MASRKRDNRRKKKRADRRGGKPKKCWFTENAIVAIDYKDIDLLRRFVSERGKISPRRNTGTSPKMQRELAKAVKRARHLALLPFVKEYYR comes from the coding sequence ATGGCCAGTCGCAAGCGTGACAACCGTCGCAAGAAGAAGCGCGCGGATCGGCGGGGTGGAAAGCCCAAGAAGTGCTGGTTCACGGAGAACGCGATCGTGGCGATCGACTACAAGGACATCGATCTGCTGCGACGTTTCGTGAGCGAGCGCGGGAAGATCTCGCCGCGTCGCAACACCGGCACCTCGCCGAAGATGCAGCGTGAGCTGGCCAAGGCCGTGAAGCGGGCCCGCCACCTCGCCCTGCTCCCGTTCGTGAAGGAATACTACCGCTAG
- the rpsF gene encoding 30S ribosomal protein S6, which produces MQKYECVMVLHPGISEADATAIVERFQSSVTEHGGEVQLHDHWGRRELAYPIEKQTNGDYHLLKFTADNSLVVAADRDLRLDDKVLRHLIVVDEQWAERNRASQAKRGKLSAEGAGEEEEEE; this is translated from the coding sequence GTGCAGAAGTACGAGTGCGTCATGGTGTTGCATCCGGGGATCTCGGAAGCCGACGCCACGGCGATCGTCGAGCGCTTCCAGAGCTCGGTCACCGAGCACGGAGGCGAGGTGCAGCTCCACGACCATTGGGGTCGCCGCGAGCTGGCCTATCCGATCGAGAAGCAGACCAACGGCGACTACCATCTGCTCAAGTTCACCGCCGACAACTCGCTCGTGGTCGCGGCCGATCGCGACCTGCGCCTCGACGACAAGGTGCTCCGTCACCTCATCGTGGTCGACGAGCAATGGGCCGAGCGCAATCGCGCCAGCCAGGCCAAGCGCGGCAAGCTGAGCGCCGAAGGTGCCGGCGAAGAGGAAGAGGAGGAGTAG